The Brassica napus cultivar Da-Ae chromosome C7, Da-Ae, whole genome shotgun sequence genome has a segment encoding these proteins:
- the LOC125589810 gene encoding mitogen-activated protein kinase kinase kinase 20-like yields the protein MTKMVMIREDNNNISKAPNVVGQSSSVLEFVCVLGRGSFGSVTLIRDSKHRLHAEKSSPIAYMESLKKEHRIMLRFRNHPRIVQTTNPNLHIGINLDHCYMYMEFASKGTLHNFITHFSGQPMPEVMIGRAALMILQGLEALHSHGYVHCDLKPANVLLFPSKIVGEPWDLKLADFGLSKEPSCTNPRSSLSGGTKEYMPPESLGPNRVKMIGPAVDMWALGCVVLQMYGGRPVKMGECCYKWRLPRLVSPLANDFLRRCMALQPSRRATAADLLKHPFVCTKATSYASVLSSSSCHKTQ from the coding sequence ATGACTAAGATGGTGATGATTAGAgaagacaacaacaacatcagCAAAGCTCCGAATGTTGTTGGCCAATCTTCTTCAGTACTAGAGTTTGTCTGTGTACTTGGCCGAGGTAGTTTTGGTTCGGTCACTCTCATAAGAGACTCCAAACACCGGTTACACGCTGAGAAATCATCTCCGATAGCTTACATGGAGAGTCTCAAGAAAGAGCATAGGATCATGCTTCGTTTCCGTAACCATCCACGCATCGTCCAAAccacaaaccctaatcttcaCATAGGTATCAACCTCGACCATTGTTACATGTACATGGAGTTTGCCTCCAAAGGTACTCTCCACAACTTCATCACCCACTTCTCTGGCCAACCAATGCCTGAGGTTATGATCGGACGCGCTGCTCTCATGATCCTTCAAGGACTCGAGGCTCTTCACTCTCACGGCTACGTTCACTGCGACCTCAAGCCGGCTAACGTTCTCCTCTTTCCTTCCAAGATTGTCGGAGAGCCGTGGGATCTCAAGCTTGCTGACTTCGGTCTATCTAAGGAGCCTTCTTGTACGAATCCAAGGTCCTCCTTGTCTGGCGGTACAAAGGAGTACATGCCCCCTGAGTCTTTGGGACCCAACCGAGTGAAGATGATTGGACCGGCTGTTGACATGTGGGCTCTAGGGTGTGTTGTGCTTCAGATGTATGGAGGCCGTCCAGTGAAGATGGGAGAATGTTGTTACAAGTGGAGGCTTCCGAGACTAGTATCTCCGCTGGCCAACGACTTCTTGAGGCGGTGCATGGCGTTGCAGCCCTCACGCAGAGCCACCGCAGCGGATCTGTTGAAACATCCTTTTGTTTGCACCAAGGCTacatcatatgcttcagtactgtcctcctcctcctgtcATAAGACACAATAA